The following proteins are encoded in a genomic region of Mus caroli chromosome 18, CAROLI_EIJ_v1.1, whole genome shotgun sequence:
- the Gpr151 gene encoding probable G-protein coupled receptor 151: protein MTTEDFFFFLRARERVREINLNKKLTSAGRSWMGKAMLTAGFADANSSNMNESFARLHFAGGYLPSDSKDWRTIIPSLLMAVCLVGLVGNLCVIGILLHVVWKRKPSTIHSLILNLSLADFSLLLFSAPVRATAYSKGVWDLGWFICKSSDWFTHVCMAAKSLTFVVVAKACFAYASDPAKQVSIHSLTIWSVLAAIWVVASLLPLPEWLFSTTRRHAGVEMCLVDVPAVAEEFMSMFGKLYPLLVFCLPLLLAGFYFWRAYDQCKKRYTKTRNLRDQMRSKQLTVMLLSTAIISALLWLPEWVAWLWVWHVKAGGPMPPQGFIALSQVLMFFTSTANPLIFLVMSEEFKAGLKGMWKWMITRKPAVTSEVQEAPAGNTEALPGKAPSPETQTCIRDTDGRGSPDDSKEKSDKVVAPILPDVEQFWHERDAVPSAQDNDPVPWEHEGQETEGCN, encoded by the coding sequence ATGACgacagaggatttttttttttttttaagagccagagagagagtgagagagatcaACCTAAACAAGAAGCTAACATCTGCAGGGAGGAGCTGGATGGGAAAGGCAATGCTGACAGCTGGGTTTGCCGATGCCAATTCCAGCAATATGAACGAGTCGTTTGCTCGCCTCCACTTTGCAGGAGGCTACCTGCCGTCTGACTCCAAGGACTGGAGGACCATCATTCCATCTCTCTTGATGGCTGTGTGCCTGGTGGGCCTCGTGGGAAACCTGTGTGTGATTGGCATTCTCCTTCATGTCGTTTGGAAAAGAAAGCCATCCACGATCCACTCCCTGATTCTGAATCTCAGCCTGGCTgacttctctctcttgctcttctctgcACCTGTCCGAGCTACAGCATACTCCAAGGGCGTTTGGGATCTCGGCTGGTTCATCTGCAAGTCCTCTGACTGGTTCACCCATGTGTGCATGGCAGCCAAGAGCTTGACATTTGTTGTGGTAGCCAAAGCATGCTTCGCGTATGCAAGTGACCCAGCCAAGCAAGTGAGTATCCACAGCCTCACCATCTGGTCAGTGCTGGCGGCCATCTGGGTTGTAGCCAGCCTGCTTCCCCTGCCAGAATGGCTCTTTAGCACCACCAGACGTCACGCAGGTGTGGAAATGTGCCTTGTGGATGTGCCAGCTGTGGCAGAAGAATTCATGTCCATGTTCGGTAAGCTCTACCCTCTGCTGGTGTTCTGCCTTCCTTTACTTCTGGCTGGCTTTTATTTCTGGCGAGCTTATGACCAATGTAAAAAGCGATATACGAAAACTCGAAATCTGAGAGACCAGATGCGTTCAAAGCAACTCACAGTGATGCTGCTAAGCACTGCAATCATCTCTGCTCTTCTGTGGCTCCCAGAGTGGGTAGCCTGGCTGTGGGTATGGCATGTGAAGGCTGGAGGGCCGATGCCACCACAGGGTTTCATAGCCCTGTCTCAAGTTCTCATGTTTTTCACCTCCACAGCAAACCCTCTCATTTTTCTAGTTATGTCTGAAGAGTTCAAGGCAGGCTTGAAAGGCATGTGGAAATGGATGATAACCAGAAAGCCAGCAGTTACTTCAGAGGTTCAGGAGGCGCCTGCTGGAAACACAGAGGCCCTTCCCGGTAAGGCTCCATCTCCAGAGACCCAAACATGCATTCGAGACACAGACGGACGCGGCTCTCCTGACGACAGCAAAGAGAAATCTGATAAGGTGGTGGCTCCCATCCTCCCTGACGTGGAGCAGTTTTGGCACGAGAGGGATGCTGTCCCTTCAGCACAAGACAATGACCCTGTACCCTGGGAACACGAAGGCCAAGAGACAGAGGGCTGCAATTAA